The DNA window AATTAAGAAGTAGCACCAAGCATGAAGCCTTCTTATCCCAAAGGGTATTAGTACCAAAGGATTATGGTTAATCTGGAGTTCTGCAAAGGTGTTGCAGTAGTGTctgtgcaaggaaaaaaaatctatcaacAAAAGAGACCAAGGAAAGGTTAAACCTTGCATTGGACTCCTATGGAGACCAGacccattttgttttctgtgtgtagCTTTACTTGTTTGCTGTGGACCAGGCTAGTAATGCAGACTTCAATACCCAAGAGAGAACAGTCTCCttacttacatatatatacgtgtatatatatatgtatatataatgtatatatttaaagaTCTTGAAGGTTTTCCTAGCTGTGTAGCAGGTTACAGAGTGCCTAAAGTAGTTTTAAGAATGTTTGAGCAGACAGTTTCAAAGGcatttaaatgctttgaaacATCTCAGCCATTGGTAATTCAGAAAAGCAACCTGTGCTCTCTGCTCCCAACTGAGACTTCCCCAAGGAAACCCTGACGCCTGCAGGAACGTTGGCATCTACCCCCTGCTATTCTCTTTCTACATCTTCCTAACTCCAGCTGAATGGAGGTCTCATGTTAAGACTATGGCAGAGGGGGAGAAATGGTCTTGCAGCCAGCTGACCCAGTAGGAAGGTGGGAAGACAATGAATTCCCTGGTCTATGGACTGCACAGAGGACAGCAAGAGGCTGCTGGTATTGTAGTCACCAGCTGTCACGACAATTTGCTTTTCTGAGGTATCAGGCAGGGGAGTGGTGTTTACGCTTGGATATAATTCACTGTAACAATCAGATCAGGAAGATGGTGTTTGCTGTGCATTTCTATTCTAGACTTGAATAGTGGTCTCAGTTTAGGAGCAGTGTTCTCCAGATGACTTCTCAGCAGCATCAGGTGAGTCTCTGTTACTCCCTGGGACTTTGCATAggtctgctccagctcctcagctccATCGGAGCCATTCTCCTTCCGAAGGCACTGGCATCTGTGAAGGAGGTTGCACTGGATCTCCAGCAGGACTGCAGCTATCCCTACCTGTTCCTTCTGACTGCCTGGTGAGGAGTGGCTCACTCAGGACGTTTACTGACTGGCATAATCTCAGATCAACTGATTTTGGCTCAGCATTGCTTCACATTGGAGCAAAGGGACGTGATGTTGCAAAAAGTTTACATGCCCCAAATATGCTGTCTCACAGCAGGAGATTCACATGAACAGACTCACAGTTGAAAGAAAGAGACCAAGGATTTCACTTTAGTCAGAGTCACACCACAAGCTCTCATTGCATAAGCATGTTATACCAGATGCATGCATAGTTCTTAGAAATAAGAATGTCTCATCAGAAAGCCTACGGTTAACTTCAGTGGTTTAAATAACACATTTTGCTAACCCAGTTCCTTGTGATGGATGTAAGTCTGGAGCTCATCACAACACATTCATGACTCTAAGCAGAATCTGTTTGTCAAATTTCAAATTTACAAATTGAGAAaacattgctgaaaaaaatgtaatggcTGTGATATGACTCTACACAGAGGCAAAAAGGATTCTCTTACTTCTTATATGTGAACGTTGGTGGCTTTACATTAGAAATGAAGAACAGTGAAGACACTCAGGTGGAAGACACATGAGTGGTTGTTCTCCATCTTGTATTCTTTGGCTGGAAAATGGTATGTATGGAACTGGTTTTCTGATAATTACCTTCTAGAAATTATATTCATCCAGGAtataaaacagcagaaaggcCACAATAGCTAATATATACTTGATCTAGTAAGTAGTGTAGTTGTCACTGAGACATATTGAAGTAGTATTTATTTCATGTCAGAAGCCTTCCACAATTCGGAAGCGGTGATAACTGATACACCTggatggtttaaaaaaaaagtcctataagtaaaaaaaatagaattatacAAGAGGTAAATATGAGGTTTTCCTGTCACCGGGTGCATGCACAGACACTTAAAGAGCTATATGATACATGCAGGGAGACTGGAAGGGAGCAGTTAAGAACATACCCATAAATTGAATTTGGGGACACCGTGAGATACGTGCCAGCTGTTCATTGCCAAGCCAGTAATTATGCAACATGTCTGTTTAATCTTCAGGGTGCTGTGGAGCAGCTCCCATCTGCAAGTCATTCGCTACTTATGCTGCTTTCACATCAATGATGGCTATGCAACTATTAGTATTGAAAGTAAGGGCAGCAGCTGCATAATGGGCATCAGATGGATGCATGCATTCTCCAGCAGGAAGCAAGCACGGACAGCAAAACAAGCTGTTGGTGGTGTCTGATCAGACCTCTCTGCAATATTTCAAGAGAGACTCTTTTTCTGGACAGTAGTGAATACATTCAGATACTGCTTCTTTGCCATTACAATTCTCAGTCTTTCACTTACATTTGTTTTCTACACCGTTAATGCGTATGCACAAAAATATCTTATGAGTGAGTTCAATTTTAATAGAAGCCTGTAAAGCACTTTAGGAAGACAAGGTGtcctttctgaaggaaaatgcttaaaaaaaatcattcagagAATCTAATTGCACAGAGTACACAACACAGAACCACTATATCACCTGTGCCCTCTCGGCTGAAGAGGCTGTGTTCCTTGTTGCCTACATCATGACACTGCACAAAGAGTTCAAGACCTTCAAGTGGCTCTTCAGGGAGCTATACATGCCCCAAAATGTCTACTGCGTCCACATGGATGCCAAGTCACCATTTCTCTTCTGGTGGGTGCTGCACCACCTGATGGGCTGCTTCGCCAATACCTTTCTCACCTCCCAGGCAGAAAGGAAGGTCTGCGTCAGCATCTCCCAGCTGTGGGCTGACCTCACTGCACGAGAGACCTTCTGGCCttgtctgtgccctgcaggggggacaggggggaatggctttaaatttaaaaagggtaggtttagactagatataaggaagaaattctttactgtggtggtggtgtgacaaaggaacaggctgcccagagaagtggtgaatggcccatccctgaaagtgttccaggccaggtgggatgggactttgaacaacctggtctagtgggaggtgtccctgcccatagcagaggggttggaactagatgatctttgacgtcctttccaacccaaactattctatgattctctgcACATGCACGTACACACGTAGAAGCACATAACTGAGGTTGATTTGGCAAAGCCTAGATGAAAAATTTAATCAGATCATAACTGATATAAAAGGTTGATCTAACAAATAAGCTTGCTGGCCCTTTCTGAACGTGAAGGGAAAGGTGACTGTGCTGTGCAGAATGTGAATTACCATTCCACATCTGAGCAGGAAAATACCTGGGGATCTAAGAAATCCTCGGACATTTAAGCTGATTTAAGCCCTTTACCTATAAAATCTGAGACGATGAAAAGAGAGGtaataaagattaaaatatgTAATCTATGTAAACATCGTAGTGAAGTTTTTTACCACATGTTCatttttccaggagaaattttatttttaacaaattgaAATCAATTCCTCATTCCTTATTATTCAAGCACAAGAAAATCTGAGTTCACGCTAGAGTCGACTTCTAGTCTTCACATGCTTTTCTATGGGACCaaaaacatgcacacacacataccagCTCCTGTAACAACTGCAAAAGCCCCACGTCCTCATAACTACTGCCTAAACTCCATTGTACAAGGTTAAGGATTTGTGCAGAGAACAGAATTAAAtccagtattttcatttttactgtatgtatatacatttaCTTTTACCTTGCTCACACGACTGAGAAAGGGTTGGATGATGCACAGGATTTCACCCCCATGCACTTTACTTTCAGAAGCACCTGGTAAGACTCTACTGCTTCTGACTCCCTAGAGCTTCACAGCAGCCCAAAGTGGGGATACAAGGAATGGAAGCACAAgcaaatttcttcttctgtctttttctttctttccaccCTCTTCCTACTGTAACTTATCACATAACTCTATGAGAATAGTGCTTGCTCTTCTGATAACCATATTTTACAACTGGCATGGACAAGAAACACAAATGATTACTGATCAAGATATTAATAGTATAATCATCAGCATATATTATTTGTAGCTAGCTGACTTTTCCTAGAAGCTGGTTGCTGTGATCTTACTACAATTCATTGCCTCAGAAGCAATAAACCCGGGACCAGATATGTTCTCCACAGACAGAAAGCTTTAGGTGGTTGCCACTTGTTGTACTGCACTGTGTAGCTTACACAGGCTGCATATTTCATTGTTGTTTCCACAATAATCACCATATGTTTTCCAGTGTTGCACATTGGCAAAACAATTTTTTGAGGTTGTTCTCTTTGCATCAGAAAGATGCAGCATTTCCACAGCATGtatggttttttcctcttccttgttttccttgccATTACATTAGATTTCCTGGACAAAACTAGCCATTTTGCTCTGACAGATGTGCTCAAGGACCGTGGTTGCCCAGGATTTTGAATCCAAACTTATAAGCCTAACACTCCATCAGACACTCACCAGAACATATCCAAGTCAGATCCAGATTGCTGAGTGACTCTCAGGTGAGAAATCGTCTCTCTCAGTGCATGGGGTGTTAGCCTGGGACTCAGTTCCAGGCTCTAACAAAAAAACTCCTATCCAAGTTTGACCAAGCCACTTTAACTTTTCAGGCATATCAAAGGGAGGTAAGGGTGTCGGACAGTGGTCCAGCTATTAGAACAAAAAGTTGGAAGCCACCAGGCAAGCAGAGAAGTCATTTAAGGATCAGTTTGGATGGATAAGTGTATCATGAAAGAACTAAATCAGAGATATTAGTAGTTTCAGACAGATATGATAATCTCAGTTcagataaaagataaaaaacctGGTCCCCAAATCTTAAAATAGCATACTTACTACCTAAAGTCATGCAATTAAGACCAAGACTTTTTCTTACCCCCTTAAAGGCTAAAGACTTTCAATTCCTATAACAGTCTTAACTTCCCCTTGGTATTTGTCTCAGGCCACTTATCTCCCACATCATTCCTGCATGACAGAAAGTTCTTGAAAGTCACTTTTCAGATAAGAAATAGAATCATGGGGAAATTaagagaaagtattttcaaGGTATGTAGGTCTGAAGTGTCTGGCCCTAAATCACTTTCCCCAGGTCTCACAAGAAGCATGTACCACCACAATGCAGGGTAGCAGCCACACCCCAGGCTAGCAGTATTACCACCGAGCCgcctttcccctctctgctcatATAAAGCAGAAAGTAGGTTCTGATGGTGCTGGGAGAGGCGTGAATCTGCAGTCCCGGGTATTGAGTACCTCAGGGTAACTTTACTGAATTCTCTTCCAAGCCAAAGTCCTGTCCTCACTTCCATACAATAGTGTCACAGCATAGGCATGAGCTGGGATACAGGCAGTCATAGGTGATAATAATCCCCCAGGATATGCACCAATGTGTACATTGACATACACCTATGCTGGTCACTAGCAACTTACACATTGTTCAAGTGGGAAAATTAAGGTCACAAGAAGTAAGAGAACCACTTCTCATTCAGAAATGCCAACACAGTTTTACAAGGAAGATCAGTGCTATTATTCTCCATTCACAAAAGCGGGCAGAAAAGAGTGAAATGATATTCCCAGTGTCTTAAAGCAGACCATAGGTAAAGCCACTACCGAAACACTGACACCTGACTCCCAGTCTAATGCACTGGACTAAACTGGTTTTTCAGAACAGGCTTGCCTGTGGAATAACAGTGTGTGATCGCACTGTTGCTTCTGCTCTCTTTACTAAGAGCGAGTGTACACAAGATGGCTGAGCACTAGAAGCTCTTTGTTGCCAAAATAGACCCGTTCTGGAGTCCCCCTTGACAGCTTCTTGGCAAGTTGGCCTCTGTCCTCTCTGCCCTGTCACAAAGAGACCAGAACTGTTACTGCAGCCTGGGACACATACCCAAGGGATTGTCTCTTACCTGCTTTAATAGGGTATGTGCAACAGCTACTGCTGTTGTGGTGGGGACAACTTAATCTGTTTTCCAGCGTTCCTCTTTCCTATTGCTTTCATTCCCTGATGATAAACGTAAGAGATAGCAGGTTCTGGCACTCATCCAGTATCTTTGTTCCTGgataccacaaaaaaaacctgcatgaGAACACTCACACCCAGGCACACTGATTTTTCCATCTCACCTGAAGCCCAGCATCGATAACTTCATTCCACTATTCATATCTCTGACTCAGATACACATATAGCAGGGAAGTATGGGAACACACTAGGCTACTGGGGGATCACTTTTCTGAGCCATCTGTCTCAGTTTTGCAGCAATGCAATGAGTATTACCAATCCAAATATAGGAGTTGTTGAGCACTTAGCAATCCCCTCAGGCTATGAGCTGCAAGAGAAAATTTGCGTGTAGCAACTGGCTGCCACAGAAATCACCCACTCACTCTGTGCCCTGTACGAGTGCCCAGGTATGTTCTGGCTACTGAACAAGGCTGCAGATGCACCCTGCCATGCTAGAGTAGCCCTTCTGAGCTTCCATGAAAGGGCAGTAATTGCTCCTACAAGGAGAGCATGGTGGTTAGCAGCCGTGCCAGCCATTAGCCACAGAAATGCACCTGTCTTCCCTGCTCTTGTTCTGTCACAAAATTCACCTAGACACCTGTGGACAGTATGGTTCCACCTCTGAGATGTGCCTTGGTCATTAACAGCTCTCCATAGAGATCACGAGTGACACTTGGCAGTCATTTGGTGTAAGGGAAGATGGGAATGCGCAGGGAAAGTGCCAGAGCAGAACTGCTTTTATTCCTGGTTTCTGCAAGCAGCCTACAGAATGAGGACCAGCTATGGGCCATCTGCCCTGGAGGGAAAGGGAGTGGAAAAGGAGCACTGTGGCACTGTTGCTCTTGTGCCAGACCAAAAGTGACATTGGGTACACGGCATGGCATCACTGCCTGATTTAAAACTAGATGAATTTTTGCATCAGAGTGAATAGAAGGTAATTGATTACTGGAGCGGGTAGCCCACAGAGTCCTGTGCAAGCCCACAGATCCAGACTGCTCTCTGATCTGAATGGGTAGGCACAGAaccacagggcagcagctttcTGTCAAACACAGGCAACTGGGGACATAAGTAGCCTCAACACAGAATCTTtcagtgagggtttttttctcttgctgctaATCTGACACAGAGGCTGGGAATCCATGGTAGTTGCTTATTGTGTCTGTTTAAATGCAAAGAATCAGACtcacctcagctccctccaAGTAGGATAAAGGTTGCTAATGTATTCATTACTTTTCTCAATTATCACAAAGGAACGAAAAAGATGGATAGTTTTGTTTGTAAGTAAGTGGAATGTTAAACTGCTCCTAGACTTTGAAAGTATGTCTGCATCATCCTGATGGCAGTTCCTCAGTTAGGAGCTGAATAGTAGATAGAAAAATAGGAAGAGTGGCCTACAGTATGTCTTGGGTAATGGCAGGCATGTGGCAGGTGATTCTGAGAGTCAAACCAGTATGATCTCAAGAGAGACGGGAGTTGTCCTTCACTGCAGTTTGTCTGATGCAGTAGCTTTACTTCCAAACTAGAGCTGTTAGCTCTCAAGGCACAACTTGTTCACATGCCTTGTATGTGGGTGTgagataaaagagaaatacCAGAAAATTCTGAGTAGCGCTGCTAGCATATTAATCAATTACATTAGCCATTTCcctatttttaagtttttacaTGGCTATTTACTTGTACAGACAGATCTGTGAGTTTTTTTCAGACACTTTAGCTTGCATCGAGCTTCTCACCACAACAACTTAatcatttaaaaccattttcgtacctctccatcccactgctgtTTGCAGACATGGGCTCTTGGAACAACTTTCTCCACAATACATACATCATACACTAATGTGGTTCTGTTCCACCTGGTATAATTGTTAATTTTCCTTAGCTTAGTCCCCACCCTTCAAAAGTCAGACAGAGAGAGACATAGAAGTTTTTTAATATGATTCCAGACAGTGATGCTAGTTGAATAAGCCACgctctagaaaaaaaagtattttgtacCTATGTCTGCATCATTACTCATATAACTAATCCTCATTCTTTTGTTCATATTCtccattattttaatgaaacttcCTGATTGAGCAAGAAGTTCTCATAGGAATAAAGCACTAAAAAAGCAGGGATTTTCCTGTGACTATTATTGAGTCTCATGCCCACAAAGCTGTTGCAATCTCATCATCAAAACCTTCCTCTTTTGAAAAACCTGCTCAAGGGAGGGTTTTGCAACACCATCTCAGCAATCACAAAAACACCTTCTTCATGGTAGAATTATCTGAAAAAATTACTCTTGTCCTTTACCCACCATTCAGATATTATAGTTCATCTGAGAAGATATAACTTAAAATAGCAATCCACAGTCACCAgaatttaaatactgaaaaggAGCAATACTTTTCTTCACAATCAATTTTTTGCTACTTACTAAAACAGCACTTAGTGATGATGGGATAAGGAAGGGTATGTCTTCAAGAAGTCTTTTTGGAAAGCCATAGTTACTAAATGAACTTGGGCTCCCTCACTTGATTTATCTTTTCAACTATCAGACATTAGTTTAAGAGGCTTCAAAGAGCACAACTCCTTAGAGAACAGAATTAGATGAGACTCAtttaaggaaaatttttttttctttctaaataccGACATCAGGTAGCGTCTGTGATAACTCATGCATGTAATCAACCAAACATCAGTCCAGATGCAGTAATAGAGACTTTTCTTGACATTCCCAGATGCTGAATTGCCAACAGCCCTC is part of the Chiroxiphia lanceolata isolate bChiLan1 chromosome 1, bChiLan1.pri, whole genome shotgun sequence genome and encodes:
- the GCNT2 gene encoding LOW QUALITY PROTEIN: N-acetyllactosaminide beta-1,6-N-acetylglucosaminyl-transferase (The sequence of the model RefSeq protein was modified relative to this genomic sequence to represent the inferred CDS: inserted 4 bases in 3 codons; substituted 4 bases at 4 genomic stop codons), translating into MPEHQLPGVYGNGGLRRINEQGRECRAVAPEQLMRNSLHRVVNTFRYCFFAITILSLSLTFVFYTVNAYAQKYLMXVSSILIEACKALXEDKVSFLKENAXKKSFRESNCTEYTTQNHYITCALSAEEAVFLVAYIMTLHKEFKTFKWLFRELYMPQNVYCVHMDAKSPFLFWWVLHHLMGCFANTFLTSQAERKVCVSISQLWADXHCTRDLLALSVPSLGSGETAQGWGQAQHFRAGHPPDVCKLPLLHNLTIYLGSVYMAVTXPFGEFVLXDQYILDLLVLSRDNYSPDKHXWVMLNRIPDRKSSLG